From the Pyrenophora tritici-repentis strain M4 chromosome 5, whole genome shotgun sequence genome, the window CGAGGGCGTGTCGTTGTGAGGCGTTGTGGGAGTCGAGGATTTGGAGCTACTAGCTAGGAGCGGCGGTAGACTGGCCAAGATCAGATATGCTATAGAAGGAGGAAGTCGTCATGCATACGGTAGGAAGTTGCATGCTGAGTTTGGACGGTTTGCGACGAGAGTGAAGATCTCCGAGATGAGCCGTTGCTGGACGCTTGTTTCCAGCTGCGTGTAAAACTTTGTCAGGCGCGGCTGGCCTGCGTTGTTGAAGACTAGTACGGCGTTGATCATGGTGTGTTGTAGGGGTGATGTTGTGGTGGTGATGCTGACTTCGTAATATTATCCCATTGACTGGCCCCGAATGAAGGATGCGGGGAGACGCGCCGGGGCCCATGCTCGAAGCTCTCCATTGCCATGCTCCCGCAACGACCTTCACCATCAACAAAGTCGCAATTACCCATCTCCATCACATATATCTCAATATGAGGCCAGCTACCCGTTTCGCCGGCGTTGCCGTCCGTCGCGCTATGCGCAGTCCCTTTCGCACTCAATCGCCTGCCAATTGCGTCATTGCTAGCAGAGGTCCAGCTGTCCGCCATGCCATGCCCGCTCGAAGCCTACACGCATCAACAGGCATGCGAAGTATCATGCCTGATGCAGAAAACCCAAAGCCAAAGGAGAGTGAAGCCCATGATGAACCTGGCAAGCCTACAGAACTCTCAATAGAAGAGTTCCACGAGCGTGCAGACCACTACCTGGGCGAGCTATTGCAGAGGTTAGAAGAGGCGCAGGAAAAGGACCCGGGAATTGAAGTCGACTACAGTGTATGCATTTCTTCTTTGCTACATACATGCTGGCTGCCATTGCTAACATGGACTAGGCCGGCGTCCTCGAAGTCACATCGCAACAGAACACCTTCGTCCTCAACAAGCAGCCCCCGAACAAGCAAATCTGGCTCAGCTCCCCGATATCCGGACCTAAGCGGTTCGATTGGGTCGTCGCACAGGAGGGTATGGACTTCAAGGAAGGTGGTGGCGTTGGAGACTGGGTATACATGAGAGATGGAAGCTCCCTGACGGAAATCATCAGGAAAGAGCTGGGCGTTGACGTCAGTGTCGACGACGAGGTTCCGCGCTGATACGCAGACTCTACCCAGCAGGATAGAGTAGGCACATGGTAGTCCACTTCAAGGATGCACTCAGACTCATGCTAGTCACGAAGGCTAGTCACGAAAATAATGGTATAATTCAGCCGACAGTCTCTTCCAACGCCTGTGATATGCAACGCCGCAGTGCAAAAGTAAATGGTATACGAGTCTAGGCAGTAATAGCAACCGTTTGCGGCGCATCGTCCTTTTCAGGCGGGAGGTCCGACTGCAGAGTGTTAGTAGTCCGTGTCTGTACCAATCCACACTGTCGGCATACCGGGTCGAATATGATGCGAATCATCAGACTGCAGCTAGGGCAGCGCGCAATATCCTCGCCGTCGCGCATGTCGAAAATGGATATCTCGAAACGGTCACCGCAGGGACATGGGTGGTGGTAGATTTGGAGCGCCTCGTCATAGAAACAGTCTTCGATTTCGATTTCGTCGTACAGGTTCACTTCTTCGTCGGCCATGGTGTTAGTTTTGTGCGTGTGCGTGTGCGTGTGCGTGAGAAGAAGAATCAATCAACGGGCTTGTCTTTGACTTGTGCAGGAAAGTGGCGGCGGGGAACTTTTGGCCGCAGTGCACCTCCGACGCGCTAAGCCTCGACCCCCAGCTAACGTAGGTACCCAGGTACATGCCACCGGATGTAAACTGTCCATTCACTCTCGACACACGACACAACATTCACGTACACACCCACACATCACCTGACGCCCTCTGACCCGCGATACCCACCCTATCATGGGCGCGCACTTGCCTAATTGACTCGCGCCTGCACTTGACGTGCACCTGCGCGACCATGGCCGATGTCGAGTCCGCGACGGTGAAGCTGGCCGAACTCCTGCGACACCCAGAGGACCTTGACAAGATCCCCGCCCTAAAGGCCGAATTCACACGGAAGAAGGCGGCTGTAGATGGCCAACTGCGCCATGGACTCAAGGAGCAGCTCGAGCTGACCCAGTCGGGCATGAGCAGCATCACCGAGGGGCAACGGACTGTCAATCTGATAAAGGAAGAGATGATGAAGATAGACAAGCTATGCGCCGAGGCCCAGAATATGATTCAGGACTTCCCGCACATCAATCTGGTAGCCCAGACACACAAGAACTTTGAGTCGGTCGAGAAGATGCGCAATGACATTGAGACGTTTGAGCAGCGGCTGGAGCAGTTGGAGATGCTGCTGGGCGAGGATGCCCAAGATCCTGCCAACCAGCCCAACCTACTGCAGGTCCACTACGGCCTCACCCAGCTACGTGACATCCGCGACGAGGCCATGGGCCAGATCAAGAACAGCGACAGCTCCACCGAGCTTATCGACAACCTCACCCTAGAAAGCGGAGTTACCGTCCAGGACCTCTTCGCCCGCTTGGACGATGTTGTCGAATGGTTCGACAGACATATCGGGGAGGCATGCATCAACTTGATCGAATTGGTGCAGTCGGGCAACGATGGCATGGTCGTTCGCCTGGCCGTTATCGtcgaggaggaggagaagacGGACAAGAAGATCAAGGCCCTACAGGATGCCCAGAGAGAGTTTGGAGACCTGGCCTCACGCTTCAAGTCCATCACCCAAGGGCCCAAGGAACTTCGCGGATACAAGGAAAAGTTCATTACATCCATCGAGTACGTGTGCAAGGCACTCATGGACGACGTGCGAGAAAAGTTCACCGAGGACCCTGAGAAAGTTGAAAAGTACTTCAAATGGTACTTCAACAACCTCAACACAGTGAAGCTGGGCATGGTCAACCTTATGCCCAAGAAGTGGAAAATATTCGAGACGTATACCAACATCTACCATAAACAAATGCATGACTTCCTCATGAGTTTCGCTGATGACGAGGGCTTGGGCCCTCAATATCTTCTGGCAGTCATCAACTGGGTAGATAAGTACTACATCAAAATGCAGAAGCTCGGCTTTTCAGAAGAGCAGCTACAGCCACACGTCATCGACAACCGTAGTGCTGAGTTGATCCGTACATACCGCTCCGTCATCATACAAGCCGTGGACCAATACATGGAGCGCATCAACAATCAGGACAGGAAAAGTTTCCTTGATCAAGACAGAGGCGCATACGAAATCAACCCGGACGGCATCTTTCAGACCAGATCGCTGGGCGACGTCTGGACTCTGTTCAGCCAGAACATCGGCGTTGCAGCCAGCAGCCAGCGTCCAGATGTGGCCGACGGCGTGGTAGACGCCATGTTCCGCGCTCTCATATCCCGACAACGCATCTGGACACAGCTCATTGACGAGGAAAAGGCGAAATACGCCGGCCTGAATCCCACCATGGATGGCGACAGCGTAGCCGTCTTCCAGGAGTGGCTAGTCGCAATTGCAAACGACCAAATCATCTGCATAGACGATGACGTTGACGGCAGCGGTCGAGCCTCCTTCCTCAGCGTCTTCGAACGCGAAGTCACGCCCATTGTGTCGCAGGACTATATGATTGACAAGCTAGCCAAGAACATTGACGAGGTGAAGAACGGCTACATTGATATCTCATCGCATTGCATCCAAACCTTCTGCGAGCTCATTTTCCTAACCGACTTCAAGCCCATTTTGTCAAAGTTCTTTACACCGGAATGGTACAGTAGAACCGACATGGCctccatcatcatcacctTTAGAGACTATCTGTCCGACTACGAAGACCAGGTCCACCGCTCGCTGCGCGACTTGCTGATAGACTCTCTGGCCGATGAGCTACTCGTCCAGTACCTCGGCGCCGTGCGCAACAAAGGCGCAAAGTTCAAGCGGACGGACCAGTTTGCAGCAAAGATGAAGGATGATCTCCTCACTGCTTTTGAGTTTTTTAGAGGCTACGGTGATCAGGGTGCAGACATCATCCAGCGATGGCGCGCTGTCCAAGAGTTCCTCAAACTTCTTGAATGCGACAAGTCGCAGGTGCAGTTCGCATACGTGGAATTCAAGACCGCGTACCGCGATGTTACCATCACATGGGTGGAGGCCGTACTGCGAACGAGAGATGACTTCGACAGGGCCATGTTGAACGCAGTTAAAGCCAAGGCGGCGGAACCCATTGCCGAAGATTCGCCTCCCGATCCTATCATGGGCAAGGTGAAATAAGGACTGAGGGAGTTTGCATTTCTGGCGTTTGGGAGGTGTTTATTCCATAGTGGTCACCGTAGATGACGGCTCATCATAGGTTGTAGAGCAATACCCCATGTTTCTGATCGTCACAGGTCACTACTTAGATTGAAGCTTCCATCATGTCGAAAACCTACTCTCCGTCTGTGTTGCCCTCACCTTCTCCAGTATGACGTCTTACCACCACATCCCAGCCCCGCCCTGCAAAATCATGCATGGCATGTTGTCATAGGTCGGTACGTAATGCAGATCGACAGGCAAGACGTTTCAGCCTTCCCTGCCAGCGGGTATGTTCTGCGCCACCCACCACCAGCAATCCAACGTTGATATTCGAAGAAACAACCTAGTCAAAACCGAGCCTAGCGCCAGGGGAACGCAGGCGGCTACCGACGTCTCACATTAAGAAGGACCTGAGATGCAAGCCCTATCAAAATGACGGTAATATACATGCCGCGCTCTTTTCATTTGTTCTCGCCTTGTGTTTCAAAACGGTGGCGCATGATGGACTTGCATTGATCGATCTGACAGGTGTGGTGTGCATTGCATTCAAGACTTTTGCGCAGGAAACAGCAGCCACAGGCCAAGATTCTGATCATGCGCATGAGTGGGAAGTTTGTGATGCACGACGCGCAGTCATACCCACTTGCATCCTTGTGTTTCCTGAGGTTGCAACGCGCATCCACTCGCTACAAGCAAACGGCAGATCAGGATCTTAATCTCCGCTTATCGACATCAACACACGCTCTGCAAGGGTCTTGTAGCCAATCTATATCCCCGACTTCAAGGGAGATTTGAATGAACAATGGGAACAAGGCTGGGATGGCTGGCGTGGCGTGTCTCATCGCCCCGCTGTCAGATGATTAATGTGCGAGATGTATAAGACTCTTCTCTGCCTCTGCCATGTAGTTTCCCTTTTGCTTTTCATCCTTCCCGCGATCGTATAATCAATAGTACATTCCAAGTTACTGTTTGTCAGCCACTCTTTTTTTTTGTCAAAGAGAGATACATTCCTTAAACCAGCTTTTCTTACTTTTCTATCAATCAACAAACGCTACGCTTCTACTACACATATACCCACCACCGGCGTCCTTTCTAAACAAACAAACACCACAAACACATCACACAAACAAAATGCGTTTCTCAATCATCACCGCCACCCTCATCGCAGCAGTCGCCGCTCAATCCCCCCTCGCCCTCGCCGCAGCCGACACCTCCTGCGCTGTCCCCGTCACCGTCACCGTCACTGTGTATGTctcccccctcccccccTCCCCAACTTCTAACTAACAAACCAACAGAACCGGAACCACCCCACACACCCCCGTCGCACCAACCAGCATGTCAGCATACTaccccaccaccacccccGCCACTACCCCACTCGTGCCCGCGGCTTCTACAGTCGGCACAATTGGTACGATTGGTACGGGTGCGCCTACGGGGCCTGGTCTACCTCAGTTCACGGGTGCGGCGGGGAGTTTGAGGGTTGGTGGCGCGATTGCTGGTGTTGCTGGTGTTGCTGCAATGTTGTTGTAGATGTTTGTTGGTGGGGGAagggagggggagggggagtGGATGGGATGTATATGTggggaggaggaggaggaggaggaggaggagggataTGTGTGGAGGATACCCCGGGGATTGGATTGGATTGGATTACCGTTCTTGTGTATCTTTACAATTAAACTTGGAGCTGCGTTTACGCTGGTTCGCTTTTCTTTGTTTTTTGCTGCCGCTGGTGGAACCTTTTGTCCTTTTTTGGTAGGTGGTGAATGTGTGAGAGGTCGTTGGTTGTAAGGATGAGCCGCTTATAGCTTGGATGGGTGTGTGTGGCAGGCAGGCATGTGTAATGCTAGTGCTTACTGAATGGATCGAAACACGACTGGAGAAATGAGTGGGATGCCATGCGCTGACAATGAGATTTCCGTGGTTGTGACGGAAAAATTCGAAGGTTCAAGCCGAGATAATTGAGTCAAAAGGTGAGTTGAATGGTTCATTCGGTTGAACTAAAAGACGAACGGCGATATATGTGATCAGTTTCATGTTAGGGTGGTTAGGAGTTTCTAGTCTGTGTTTAGATCTTGGATGTATGTTTGGGTGATCTCTTGTTTTGCTAGAGGACTGATTACATTGATTTCATGCCAGGAAAATGTACTCTGTGTTCTGGGTGGATGGCTAAAGTTTCGCTTCGATCGCGAATTTGCCGTGTCGATGTAATCTTTTGAAGTCTTCTGGCTGCGGTAGTTTTATGTGCCTCGGATCGACTGTACTATGTTGCGCGGCTGCGGATGGTGTCGGTCGCGTTGATGActaacgtgtccgtgcgcgtgatgcgcggattcgcgtgatgcgcggggaacaccatatccactacttcaaaaatgaagctattaagccacgtatataagctgttattatacgaatttatagagggggagtaattagatgcttgcgatcaacttgtactatctatattttgatgggaggttgacgttgcggccacgtgatgtgagctttgatggaggagctggaggctcttcttgaacttgagcaccagcgcgagcagcctcaacgcgtttttgacgcttgttgttcgatgaggtagctgctgaagctctcctctttcccttttggggtagttgtatagctttagcagcgtctctctcctccttctggcgcgcgcgttcagctgctttctcagctcgctcaagctccctcatctccttgagtctctgcctctccacacgcctctcctcgagctcatcttgacgctgcagtcgagcctcctcgcgctgcttcttggaccgtgctttttggagtttctcctccgtctcatctcgctcccgtactgcttctctagctcgagcctcacgcagcttgcgaggagaccagaagacagagccaccgtgatactcctggcgctgttgaaggtcaagagctttgcccttcttcctgtgcttctttttatgttgaagagcctcctttaagccctcgttctcatgctttaaaagctcatactgcacagagagatggtgaacgcttgagcgcagctttcttgcctcatactgatggctatcattaacagcagctcgtactagccgatcgagctttctccagtcatgatcagagagccctgacgatgagcttctctcagcttctggcgtgctagcaaatctacgaaggataacgttggcatccatcggccagatcccagtggcttcgaaggccttcaatatgaggctctctgtgaaggaggatatccaggcgctccagaagagcgggaagaagtcccctttcttgattggaataaggccttgagccttatggagatggttagtgagctcgttagagtaggcttgagagagtggcttgaacagcactacatctagcggctggagcgtatgggtcgaatggggaggaaggatcatgaggaggatcctatggcgatcgcagtacttaataaactccatcgtgaggtgagatccatggccatcaaggatgagcaatctccatctacctgatcgttgctttgtagagcgatcaaacacctgctccagccaagctaggcctacgttatcatttgaccagcctgttggagatgatgagacaaagacctcatgttctcctgccttgatatcttctacccaactcgatcgtatagctccatttttagctgcgtagataagggctggaggcagcgagctcccatcagcgcagcagcaggccaggactgtcagaaactcgcgtgatccatcctggagagatgctcgaacctccttcttctcccattgacgcctgctgaatatcctcttacttctgcctatcaagccaattaagaagcccttctcatccatattgtatatatctcgagcctctaggtgatattcggtgatctttcgatgcagcagctcgaagtagagtctatactttgactcagaatcagccaggtggcgcgtacgatccatggcgctggtccactttgagatgagatggatctcgtgtcggttgatgaagcgagtaacccagctctcgctgagctgctgatgggctacttctgatgagaaattcctgatcatctctcgtgtaggaggaatgcctcgctttgtgagcttttcgatatatctcacaagctctagctcttgttgtgggttgagtttctgctggttgaagttcttgtctctttctgagcttgtctggccctggtgccttcgggtcaacgtagatctcacaacaccatgcttagcagcaattttagtatacgagaactgttctcctggctctagattttcaatatcttcaatcgcagcttgaattgggtccatattggtggagttaacgtgtgttgaaggtgaaggggtttgacgtgttttggtgttccccgcgcatcacgcgaatccgcgcatcacgcgcacggacacgttaaACCTCGGATGTATCGGATTTATGGATACCTACCTGGCAGAACCCACCATCTCTAGGTGGCAACTGTGTACCGAAGGCTTTATCAATTCTTATCACGCCCATCAATCATCAGCCTTGAAATTACTCAACTACGGCGACGGACCGACAGCCTCCAATCGCCGCAATGACGAATGCAGACACACCCCCAGATCTTGCAGAGGTGGTCGTGACACTTCAAGCCAAGATACAAAGGTTCATGAAAGATGCAAAAGATGGAAAgtattggaacaaggtctcctctggtggtatgactaccatagggaaccgagtagaggtatgttaggtcaccacgtattggattgaactacactaagagctgttgttctgtcttcttattatcatgatgatctggggatttacatgacagatcatcattccgcgtcggtccttctgctcgggcttacttccacgagcctcatccccgccgacctggactgaaccttaCATCTTCTCAACAGAAAGTTCGATTGCGTCGTAGATGAGAAACAAGCGACCTATGAAAGAGAGACATTGACCGTATTGCGGCTTACAgccacagtccgcaacaatcaattaagtgggtcctagaaggttcagattggattgattgattaccgctttaagcctagtagttacctataggagtttaagccctacctagataggtaagtgggtctaggagagtgaccggattgaattgattgttgcggagtctacttACAGCTGCTGACGAAGAGACCATGATTCAGCTGGAAAGGTTGGATGAACAACTCCAAATCATAGAAAGGCAACTGGTGTCGAGAGGCGCATGGCGTCCACCAACGCAGTTATCAACACCACTGTCACCTGAAGTGCTCGAAATGGCCGACCTCTCTCATGCTGTAGCTCTGCTGCGCAATCTAATCGAGCCTAAAGGGTCCGCCCAGGAAACCACACCCCGACTGTCCTTGTCAGCCTACTCATGGGTCTGGGACCCCGTGTGGCATGAGTTCTACACATACATCCCCTCGGAACGTACATTTCTTTCCCTTTCGCGTTGGAAACTGAACGAGGCAAGAAACGTCTGGGAACATGTCAGCCAGGCGAGTACCAATATCCTTCCAAACGCGGCAGCCGAGAAGTTGGGAGCCTGGGAGGACTGGAAATGGCATCCAGTCTGGGGATGGTATTTGGACCTGGAAGACGAAGGAAGCGGTGAAAAGGCTAAAATATTTGCGAGTCCTTGGCAAGtagatgatgatgacgagtGGGTGTATGTCGGCACGCTCGGCCAAGAGGATCACTAGCAACTATGAACGCGATGGAGGATGCGACGATCGCAAAAGGGAGGCGTGGAAAACGCTACATAGTGAGATGTTTGTCGATCATAAAAATCGACAGCCATCACCAGTATGCATGACTTCACATTGTGCAAATCATCATGTGAATGGCTACTGTGATAGGCAGCAACAAAGGCACAGACCGGACCTTCACAGTGTTAATGCAGAATTTATACTCGCTTATTCTCCTTCCCAGCAGTAGATTCTTCTGAAATCAAGAGTCAAACAAGTAAGACAATTGATCCTTGCCCTTCACGCACTTACCACTCCAACCAGCTGGCCTGGAACATTGTGCAGGAAAAATGTCTCCCAACACCCCAACCCACGTGAATGATGCATCTAGGCTGAAAGGAAAGCACAACCAAGAGGACTACTTCGATCACAAGTCTAGCGCATCCGCACCCCAGCTCCAACGTCCACATATCCCAGGTCGACTGCATCTTCGTTCCAACAGCCGCACTCGCCTCACTCGCCCTCCACTAACCAAAGGTTCATCATCATACCAATACACACCTACGTGCGCGCGCACACCTGATCTTGAGTCGTTTCGCTACGACCATGGGGTGCGATACAAGAAGCGCATATCGATGAAGGAGGTGGTTTTGCAGTCGAACTGGCGGTTGCTGTTGGACGAGGATGCGTTGCCTTCGCGGATTGGGGAACATGTGGTGGATGGTTTGGTGACTGTACGGGATTGGTGGGGACGGGTAAAGGGTGTGTGTAGACGCGGTGTAAGCCGCTGTCGCTAGAGTGAGTGTTGAAGAGAGAGCTTTGTGTTTAGTGCTTTTCAGCGTTTATAGAGCTACAATGGATTGAGTTATGCTTGATGGGATTTCAGTTTGTTGAACGAGACAAGATATGTGTGAATAAGGTTTGTAGAGCTTTAGTCAATATCATGCAATTAATGGTTGTTTAATCTGGTACACCATGGATAGGTACCGTGGGTGGCATTGTTGAGGAGATAGAAGCTTCATGAGTACACGGAAAGGATTATTGTTCTTGAGTGAGCAGAGTAGAAGGATCTTGGAGTGCTACCTCTCTACACCATCCACAGCCCTTGGAATCACATATGCCTCACATTTCTCCGCGCTACCTGCCTCCTTCCATACGTCCATTCCACTTGCCACCCCGCGCTCATTGATTGACCAAATCCCCTTCTCCACCATACCCCTTCAATTCTTCAATATGTTGACAAGACTGGTTCGTGGTGCTCCTCCAAAGGCTGGTAACCTGCACGATAGAGACCCACATGACTATCCTTGTCATTTGCATCATACCCAAACCTGCTCCCATCGCTCTTCCTGGCATGTTCATTAGCCCCGATAGCAAAGGGAAAGGCAAATAAGCATTCATCTTCGGCCCTCAACTCAGAAGTCGAGCATAAGTAGAGGCCTCCAGGGTCCATTTTTACGCGGTCGAATAATCCAAAGCTCTAGACTAGTTGTGGCATCCATGTTATTAGAAGGAGTAGAGGAGGGCTGGGAGTGGAATGGCTGATCAGGGAAGGTGGAGGTGGTGTGTACTTCAAGGCCTGCAGCTATCATTCGGAAGCGTGGACGTGGTGCGCGCTGGACAAATTCGTATGCGAATCTTTGTGGAAGGTAGATGTTTTGAAGCACATTCTGATCCACCACGCCCTGTACAACCTCTTCAACTTCTGTAGATTGGTTCTACCAGACCGTTGAACGCGTCAATGTTATCTTCAAACATGACGCTGTTGTAGGGGACGAATTCCCAGGGCTTGAAACTTGAAGCGGTCGTTCCGATAATTCCGATTCTTGTCCTCTGGCAAAGTACCAATCCCCCTCTTGCAAATCTAGCCTAGCCA encodes:
- a CDS encoding CyaY, Protein implicated in iron transport, frataxin protein, whose protein sequence is MRPATRFAGVAVRRAMRSPFRTQSPANCVIASRGPAVRHAMPARSLHASTGMRSIMPDAENPKPKESEAHDEPGKPTELSIEEFHERADHYLGELLQRLEEAQEKDPGIEVDYSAGVLEVTSQQNTFVLNKQPPNKQIWLSSPISGPKRFDWVVAQEGMDFKEGGGVGDWVYMRDGSSLTEIIRKELGVDVSVDDEVPR
- a CDS encoding zf-CSL domain containing protein; the protein is MADEEVNLYDEIEIEDCFYDEALQIYHHPCPCGDRFEISIFDMRDGEDIARCPSCSLMIRIIFDPSDLPPEKDDAPQTVAITA
- a CDS encoding SEC6, Exocyst complex subunit SEC6: MADVESATVKLAELLRHPEDLDKIPALKAEFTRKKAAVDGQLRHGLKEQLELTQSGMSSITEGQRTVNLIKEEMMKIDKLCAEAQNMIQDFPHINLVAQTHKNFESVEKMRNDIETFEQRLEQLEMLLGEDAQDPANQPNLLQVHYGLTQLRDIRDEAMGQIKNSDSSTELIDNLTLESGVTVQDLFARLDDVVEWFDRHIGEACINLIELVQSGNDGMVVRLAVIVEEEEKTDKKIKALQDAQREFGDLASRFKSITQGPKELRGYKEKFITSIEYVCKALMDDVREKFTEDPEKVEKYFKWYFNNLNTVKLGMVNLMPKKWKIFETYTNIYHKQMHDFLMSFADDEGLGPQYLLAVINWVDKYYIKMQKLGFSEEQLQPHVIDNRSAELIRTYRSVIIQAVDQYMERINNQDRKSFLDQDRGAYEINPDGIFQTRSLGDVWTLFSQNIGVAASSQRPDVADGVVDAMFRALISRQRIWTQLIDEEKAKYAGLNPTMDGDSVAVFQEWLVAIANDQIICIDDDVDGSGRASFLSVFEREVTPIVSQDYMIDKLAKNIDEVKNGYIDISSHCIQTFCELIFLTDFKPILSKFFTPEWYSRTDMASIIITFRDYLSDYEDQVHRSLRDLLIDSLADELLVQYLGAVRNKGAKFKRTDQFAAKMKDDLLTAFEFFRGYGDQGADIIQRWRAVQEFLKLLECDKSQVQFAYVEFKTAYRDVTITWVEAVLRTRDDFDRAMLNAVKAKAAEPIAEDSPPDPIMGKVK